The DNA sequence TACAGTGTCTGGCGTGTCTTCCGGGCGTACACGAGTTCCGTCGAACAAGAAACGGACAGTGGAGATCTGCTTCCCTTGACGCTCACAGAACGCGTCcatcagcttcttgagctgCGTCGAACGcttgatcttgaagaagacttcattgttgttgtcggtcactttgatattgagatgCTCAACGGGAGCAGGGGCATCGCCAGTGGGGAGTCCTGCATCGGCCATTTTGGGACTGTGAGGATGTGAAGGATTCGCGATGAACTTGAAGTAGGTGGTTTATTGCTGTGTTTGAGTAGATTGTCAGCTCTGGTGCGGTAGTTTTGTCGCAACAGGTGCGAGGAAAGTAAGAGTTGACAGATATGGAAAAGAACTTACATAGATTTGATAAACTTTTCGGCGACGACAAGAAGATGCCAGAGAACGGAAAGGATTCAGctgagaacaagaaagaaggagctgaagatgCGAATGGATAGATATCAACGGGCTGGCGGCGAAGGGAAGGCGACCCccaccaccggcaatgaaTGCTCGCGGATAATCTATTTTGCGGCGCAGGTCCTGATTCCGGTCTTCTATATGGTTGTTTGCTCTGTGAACGAATCTCTGACATTCCACGTTTCATTACACTTGGGGATTTATgtgtttgtttcttctttgaaagaaTCTTATAATTGCATAGTGTTATATGTACCTAGTAATTGGCTAGACCATCacgtttctttcctttcacttttgtttctcattttgCTGGTTACACCTTGATAACATTGCGTCATGGTAAGAGACTCTGAAGACAAAATGATATTTCACTTGATCCAGTAATGACAATGGTATAGGGAGGACTAAAAGAAGATCTGGCATACGACCCTCCATGCCATCCACGGGCAGTAAGTCTATTCTTCTTAGCCATTCGTGGTGAAGTGAACTTTTTACTGATGGACCAAGTGCGCAATTCAAAGTACTACAGACTCCAACCAccttgtatatatatagttcatAGTGCTCATGACTAACCAACGCAGGCTGTTTGACGAAGAACTCATATCAGGAAGAAAAGTGCCAAAACCAGATAAATGCCTTGTATGAATGCTGTAACGCCTTCTATCAAGCTCAAGGGGAGGATGCAAAGACACCCAGTTGCCCTAAGCCCAGTCTGCTCAAGCTGAGGATGAAACAGCGCGGTCAGGGCAACTGAGATTTTCCCTTGTTTTTTCGCATGGATACTTCTGGTCTGTTACAACGCAACAAGACCTGTATATACTACTGTTCATATATAAACTACGAGCTGTTTAAGCCTTGACCAGCATCAAGTACTCCAGGAGAGGAATAAAAATTGAAGATATATGAAGCGATGTGACAACCCCTTTGCAGTCTCAGCCCTCATGCGTCAGGAGGTTCTTGACTAGTTGTAAGAATTGCCATAATTCCTCTAAGACAATCTTGAGCACGCAGAGAGGCCGATTGACCTGAACGAAGATTGAAGCCCTCGTTCCGAGACTCTAATGATTGCCTATAAGACATtaatgaaagaaaagaaaagaaaaagaagaatgagaaaaaagTGTTGAGAATTTTATAGGCGTGTGCTGGCCGACAGCGCTAAACTAAATCGGAGTTAGCGGGCGGTCGGCCCCAAAACACGCCCGTTCAGCATTCGAGCAGAACAGAAGTTCTCTCCCCAAACCCTGTTTAAAGCTACAGATTCTCATCAAGCGGAACCGCATTGCAAACCGCTGCCGAGAACAGCGACGGTGGCCATACTTACGCGCCATGGCTCCTTTAATAAAGTCTGCGGGGTCCGCTGGCTTTACGTCAGTAAATGTGAGTTTATTTGTTTTGGCGACTACTTCTTTTGGCGGTGCGCCAACTAATTTCTCTTCTAGGCTGCCCGGGGGTCGACGTCGAATGACCCGGAGATCATCGAGAtagacgacgacgatgacgaacCAAtggacgatgaggaagacgtTGACGCCAATGaacaagatgatgaagaggaagaagaggtagaagaatacgaggaggatgaggaagacaaCGATTCTCTTGAGGAAATGAATGGGATAAACGGCGGCAGCGAGTCGCCGTTAGACCTTGGTTCCTTTCAAAATGGTCACAGTACGGTTGATCCCTTGACATACTGGTTCCGGTGAAAGGCTGACGGACCTCAGAAGCGTTCGACATGACAACTCCGGAACTATTCACGTCGGCTGGCGCACAGCAGGCATTGCATCCTCTTCGCCGAACTGCGGATCGGGTCACGCGCCAAATTGAGGCATTCGCAGAAAAGCTCGACCGTttcaaacaaaaagagaaccGAGATAGTGAATTCGAGAATTACCAAGCTGCCTACCAATTGGTGAAGAGCTATCAAAATCTTGCAAATGATTCTATCGAGGATATCTCCAAGCAAAACACCCTGAAGCGCGCGAAGATGGGGTGGAATACCAGCCGGACCAATGGAACAGCGGCGCAGGATCCCAAGACACAGGAGGAACTTCAAAGATTACAGCTAGAAGCGAACACCTGGCAGCTCCTTCTTAATCTGATTAGCATCAACGATCCCCCAAGCAGGGCTAGTGCCAAACAAGCTCAAGAGACTGCCTTCCAGAATCTTCACCGCTACTCGACCGATCGCGAAATTTGGGAACAGTTCGTGGGTGCTGATCACTATGCTCTGGAATGCGTGATCATCATGAAATGGCTGGAACACACTTCAAAGTCAGCAAGTCAGGACATCGACTCGATAATCTCGGAGTTAGAGGCGCAGGCTCAAAGGGGCCAAGGGATGTGGACCCACGGCTGGCTCTATACTAAGGAGACTATCAAAGGTCAAAAGCGACTGCGAGCTTGGCCTCAACCTCTCGAGCCTAACGATCCCGCTGTCGCGGCCTCGCTCTTAGTCTCAGAGAAGTCAGAATCAATGATTACCCAATTGGATCCAGATGCGGTCACTCGACAAAAACAGAAGCTTCAGAAACAGGATCAGTTCCATGAGCGCGCGACTTGGATGACTtgctggaagatgctgagaCAGGGCGAAAGTTGGACAAAGATTCGGGAGTGGGCAGAATCTTGCCTGGAGAACTGGCGAGCTGTTAGCTTGTGTGGCTCGAGCGTGGACGCAAGCTCTTCTCGCGGGGAACGGACACCTGTTGACGATGGAACCACGCGCATGATGAACTGGCGGTCACAAACTACCTGGCGAAACGCCTGCTCTGCTTTGGCGCGTAGCCAAGGAACTGAAGATTTCGAGCGCGCCGTCTATGCATTGCTTTGTGGCGAGACAGAAGCTGCCTTTAAGGTCTGTCAAAGCTGGGATGACTACCTTTACGTTTATTTCAACAGCGTTGTGCTCTCCCGCTACCAAGGGTTCTGCAAGCAGTTTCAACGGAAACTTAATCACTCGCCTACTGTTCCTGTCGCATTTGTTCCCGAGCCTGTTGGGTATGCTGATGTGAACAAATTTGTGCTGTATACGAAGGGCAACGATCGCGTCGGGGTCGAGGCACGCAACCCGTATAGGACTATCCAGGCGGCTATCCTGGGTAAAGGGTACGACTCATTTTTCCACTCTCTGGCGAAAGCGGTATCACAAGCGGCGGCCAGCAAGGGAGATCTGTCTTTCGTACCAGATCTTCCGCCAGCTGCCGTGGACGACTCTTTATTGATTGCGGCTGAGGACGGCGATGCCTTGAGGATCGCGACTCATCTCTACATCATTGCGAATTCGCTCGGCTATGTGCGCTCAGATACGCAGTTCTCGACTAACGCGTCTATCAATGTCATTGGATATATTGCTAACTTGGAGGAAGCCCGGATTTACGATATCATCCCTCTTTATGCATCGCTTCTACCAACATACCAGGCACACTCTGTGCTTGGCCAGATCCTGATTGAGGTAGTCGACCCGCGGGAGAGACGACAACAAGTCAGGCTCATGGAGAATCATGGTATCGATGTTGAAGCTGTCTTGCGTGATCAGTGGCAGTGGGTTAGCGCTAGTGTTTCCTCGGTTGAACATTCAAGTACGCTTAAGCGATACCCCAAGGTTGTCCGTCGCAAGGATGGCCTGCCTGAGGTGGTACCAGTCAAGAAGGATTACATTGGAACCGATGTATCTGGTACGGAAGAACGCGTCATTAGAAGCTTGGAGTGGCTTCGCCATGTTGATGGACAATGGGGGAGGATCTGTCAACTGGGTGCCTTGCTGTACAGAAAATTTTATGGTATGTCTCTATGCCTCCAACTGCCTCGGACATGGTATTGACTTATATAATTTTACAGTTACTGGTAGACTTGCTGCTGCTCGGGAGTTGAGTAGACGCATGAGGCTGTCGGATATCTCACGGGAGTCATTTGGGTTTGACCTGACAGAAATCCCCTTTGGCGTTGGGGATGGGGCAGAAGCGTCGACTCCAGAGCCCTCTAGCCCGACTAAGTCAAAATTGTTCGGCTCTCCTCATAAGCGCAACCGATCCTTAACGAATAGACTGCCATCCGACGAGCAAACAAGCCTCTTGGTCCAACAATCGCAGACTATGCGTGACTTGGAAGAGCTTATTCTGGCGTTTAATGCACTTGAATGGTTTGCTGTGGTTTGTGAGAAGTTGGATAAGTAAGTAACCTGGCCGCCTGATCAGGGGAGTATGTCGGGATGAACCCACAGCGACTAACGATTTACAGGAATAAACGCAGACGCGATTCTGGTACGATCAAAAACCTGAAGGACGAGCTTCAGGAGTCTTTAGACGAAGTTTCTGTGCATGTTGACGCACTGCTGGATGAGTGGCTCATGGGGGCTGAGGATGGTAAGGCGTCATTGGGAAACATGAGAAGACGTATGCTGACACCAGTGGCCCGTACAGAAACTGAACAAGCCGAGCTGGAAGAAATCCGAAAGACCTACATCCCGGAACTTTTCCTCGACTATCACAATGCGCTGTACTATGCTGGACATGTACTTACCAGCGAGCTTCTGGTGCAGTGCATGAACCTGGCAATGCAGGTGTCCGAAAACGAGTATCTGACTAGCGCCTTTGTGGCTTCTCGTCGGATGGCGGAGCTCGTGGACGCGTTGGCCTTGTCCAGCAAAGCCATGGTCAACACGCAGGCGAAGCCCGGCAAGAAGCTTTTGGGAGGCGAGTCTTTGGGCATTTGGAATGTCGACGTGCCCGATGAGGACAATGGCCTCCCTGAGGCGCAGTGAAACGTACATGTACTTACATATCTTATGAATGAGCTGGTGTATATTACCCTCTTTTCTTATGTTCTCCCATCTTTGGCAGGAGGGTTCTGGTCAAACCATCGCATCTGGACAGGATTTAAGAGGGGTTGTTTTATTATTCGGGCGCTTTTTGTCAGGGGTTTGGCTCGATTACAATATCACATCAAGAATTGGCATCGCATATCTCATGGAAATTTCGCTCTCTAGTTAATATCTCGCATAGGAACTTGTGAAATCCTTACTCCTTGCTCAATCTTGGGCAATCATGTTTCGTACACATAGCTGACCTGATCCGGGTACTTCACCTCAAACCGGTCCAATAAAGCTCAATAAACAAGGTAAATCCTCCAGTATCCACGCCATCAACCCCGTCGGCATCGTGGCGCAGTCCGCAAACTATtgaatacggagtatatggACTATAAGCTTGCTTCCCGAATCCcgagtaaaaaaaaaaaatcaaaacttTAATACCAAACCCATAAACTAGCCGTCATGGGGTCTAGCCAGATACCCAATATCCACAGCTTACACTCAAGCTTTGCTTAACAGAGAAAGGTTATCCAACAGACTAGACTGTCAAGAAATCGAAAAGCCCCATCAAGTAGGACAATGATGTGCactgtgtactccgtagtgtgTACATCATTGCAGTGTATTGCTCCATCGAAGAGGGCAGTGCTTGGATTCTCCATCGAACGAGCAATACGATTACGACCGCGACGGAGAATACGAATGGAAGGCCCTAAAGATCTAATGAATTGAATGAAAATGTTGCAGTCTAGATTACCGCTAGACGACGGACGTTTGATGCGTTCGTTTCTTGTTCGAGTAAACGGAAGCATCTCGATAGACAATTGCTCAGTAAAGCAAGCAAAGGTTGGACGGGACGCCGTCTGTTTCTTCCCGAATCCCTTCCATGAGACATATCGACCCGAATCCATGGGGTATCGTGACCAGATGACGTGCAGATAATGGAGTGAGTTGGCGAACTCTACCCCCTCTCACAACTAATCCAGTGAATCCGCCCCCCCCAGACCGCTATTTCGTGTCATAGGTTGAATTCCTAAGGGTGAGGTTGAAAGTGTGGaatgttgggttgggtttcTGGCGTTGTATGCGGTATTAATTCAGATGTCCTTGGGGTacaaacatacatacatacatggatACCATTAGTAGGTACTAAAGAGGAAGGTGGACGTCCAGTTACTGTACTGTACCTGTCTATTGTGATAAGCGTTTGGAGGCTGTGTTCGTTCCTCTGGAGATTTAGTACACTTAAAGGTACGTGTTAAGGAGTGGGTCCTTCTCGATACTGGAAGTACAAGCTGTTGTTTGGCAGAGGAGATATTATCCTTGCATGTGGCTTTCCGTCTTCTTAGTGTGGGATTTTTCTCTAATAGTATGTTGATTTGCGAGTGTAGATAAGCAGGGGGTAGTGTTTAGGGTATGCTTCTATGCAGGGTGAGCAAGATTGATAAACTTCTCGGTATGTCTACCCAGTGGTCGTGATGGCATGTCGGTTTACAAAATACACAGCACAGAGCATTTGTGGATTGAAAGAAAACCGGATAGTCCCACATTGCTCAACTAAGGAAGAGATTCAACGAGATACATACGGGGTACATCCAGAACACATGTTCAATGTAAGCCGAAGTACGCCTGATGCTCGCTCGCGTCATACATGTCGAACTAGTGATTGCAGTAGTCTTTCTAGAATCGATAGTGAAGCCTCGGCTTAACCAAGACTGGTCGAAATGGTCAAGCTAGCAGCTAGAAAGTAAAACAACATGCACGATCACTCATATAGCCGCCTCTGTATAGTCATGCTTACTTTCCCCCCTTGTCAGATCCGCGTGGTTACAAATGACGCAGTGTTGTGCTATTCTAGAGAGTTCACTGCATTACATTGGACCACGCTTCATTCCTTTGTCCTATCAGACCATTGATGTTGGGTGTGTAACTGCCACATATCATCCTCAGAGACAGCATGGTACCTCGGACTTGGTTCCCGTACCCGCGTCTCGCTTCGTTTGGAGAAGTATCCACCCATATTATCATGCTTAGATTACTTAagattgtacggagtacagtatGTAACTATGTACATGTATACGTTAGTACTTACTCCGTgtatctacggagtagactTCAATCAATCAGTGAGGCTAATGCCACTACCCAAGCGAACCAGTAGAAGTGCCTCGGCGGATGGATCGAACGCGAATGGCATCAAAATAATGAGGAGAAAAGTCatcagaaaaagggagaatCGCAAGGGCTAGACTGTTGGAGACGTGTTATGGgtcccttttcctttgcacCGCCCATTTGCCAAGCCCCGGAGTTCATTATTCGTCCGCGGCAATGAAACGACCCCAATCAAGGAGTTGAACGGTACAACGGACATGATAAGATTGGTTcatgggagggaaaaaaatatTGGCAGGCCAGCAGgtttgaaaaaaaaaaaaagaaagacaaaaaattTTTTCGTTCCCCAAGTGTCCATTGCAGGCCGCCTGTATGTATGGGGTAGATACTGATAGCCACATCGACAATGCTGGAGTATAACTTTTACCAACCACATCAACATTACTTTTGGGCTCCCAGAGGATTAAAGTTCCGGATCAAACAACACCACAGTGTGCATTAGTGGCAGGGAATCCATCTGTCTATCTATATTGAATTGTATGACTCGCCTCCCCCTTTTGGAAATTGTCGTGTAATATCATCAAGTGGGCCCCCTTTTTCGGCGTCAAACAATTTTATAGACGGCAAAATCCTTTGACGGAGGGGGAAGATCGGAATCTCCAACTACTCCTACTGTCGAAAGAAATCCGGTTATGCAGGGAATATCTTGAATAAGTGTATAGGTCATATAAATCGGCCcagaaagaatgatgacGGAgcttttactttttctcttgtGGTATGAGGATACTTGCATCGAACAGAGCCCGAAAACGATGTATATCAACAAAGTGGTTACATTGTCACGGGAGCAACATCCCAATTTTAGGTTATTAGACTAGGAATGGTGGGAAAATTGAtatgagaaaaaaaataatttttttaattaattctcttgaaaaggagaggaacaagaaaaagggaggaggTCAGTGTgtggaaaaataaaaaataaaaaataaatcgaTGACGGAGAAATGGAGTGAGGCAGTGCAGTGGAAGCGGACGAGTGATGTGCCAGGATTGAACTTGCAGGACAAGGTCTATTAGCAAGTGAAGCAAATCCCAAGCATTGTGTTTCGGTGGCAAGCCATGGACCCATCCATTGGAGAgatccttgtttttcttttttctctttttattctttttagTCGTTTGTAGTCATTCTCCCTTTTCAGGAAAATTTGTGAAGGAGATGTTTAAAGGGAAAACTTTCATTACCAGGGGAAAAACGCGATTAAGTCCAGATCCAGTAAGCAGGGGAGCGATGTCATCCGTCCAACTTGGGAAATGAGCGGTTCTGCAAACGGCATCCGTTACTTAATTCGCGTATGGGGTTTTACCATACAGGAGATTCTCGACCTTCTGCGGATCGCCAGTGGAGCTAATGGCTGCAGTAGTGACGGCCTTCTTACCGTAATGCTTCTAGATACCGGGTTGTGATTGGCTGACCTGGCCACCAGAGGGGGATTTCTCTCTGGTGGGGTTTGGAATATAGGAAAAGAAGTATCGGGTGCTGGTACGTATTGTAATGTTTAGCGCATTGAACCAAATTGATCGCAAGAGCTAACGCTACGATCATCTCCAGTCGACTACTGACCTCAAGATATACCTGACCTCACCACCTCACCATACTCTcgcctctttcctcctctgacCCCGGGTAGCTCCCTTTTATCTCCCCTAATTTCATTGGTCCCAACGTCAAGGCGACTGGAGGAGTATACCGGTCCGTATACTACCGCTTTGTGTCTTTGTTGACTCCTGTCCGTAACTGGAGTGTTTCTGGTTTGCTTGTATGGCTGACCTTTGTGTGTGATTGAAAGCTTCACACTTTAGAATCGAAGGCACTGATTGCGGGTTTCGCCTGTCCTTTGTTTTCATTCAGGGTCTTTATGCGCTCATAGATGTTAACGCTTTACGGATTTCCCCGTCCTATTCATAACCGTGGATACTTCCGGTGACTCCAGATCGCTGTTTCCCATCGTTTGATATCTCGACATTCCTCGAGTGAATTGCTTTGCCACAGAAACCTGTGCCCGTTTCCCCTATACTTTGGATGTCGATCGCTACCGCTCCTCATCGTTCTCGCGCATTCTTCGCTTTTAGATTCACAAGGAAGGAGGACCGGTAATTTTTTGTCTCAGCATAAGCCGCATGATTATATTGAACAACTGCTAGGACTCAATATCTGTTGGGGAGCTTAACCGGTTGCGGTATTGCTACAGAAAACCCTACCTCTTTACGAACACAAGCCTTGTTTTGATGATACAACGAGGCCGGATTGATTGCTCCTTCAGGAGCCGCATTCTTATTGATATAAATATCCCTTTCGTCTGAAACGTTTGTCGCCCTTTTGAGACCCACTTTTACCTAGGCCGTTGAACCCCTTGGACGATCATGTCGGATTCCAAATCGAACGCAAACGATTCGAAGCAGTCGCAACCCCTGCAACGACCGCAGGCCCCCGAAATCAAAATTAATACTGACCTGAACGAAGAGATCTCACCGAGTACGGCGCATCCCACGTTACAAGTCTCCAGCGAAAATGCCTATGCCAATGATACGAGCGCTCTCTTGAACAGCGGCAGTGTTTCGCCCTTGGATGGCCATTCGGGTGGCTCAATACGCTCTTTCACATCTGATCCACGGGATCACGAGAGTCGACCGACCTCTCCGCACAACGTATCGTCTCCTACACACAAGATGAACGACTCCGTGTCCCATTCGAATTACCTGGCGGTGCCCGGCACTAGATCCCGCGGGAACTCATTGGAGTCGGAGGACACACATCAGTCATCCAGCACATATGGCGGTGATACCTATGTCCCAACAGCATCTCATGGTTCTCGTGCAGATTTGACGAAGAATATGGTCATcaatgatgaggatgccCTTAAGCCAGATCCAGGCCGCGAGGATGAGTTTACGGTGGAAAACAACAAGTTCGCCTTCTCACCGGGTCAGCTAAATAAGCTCCTAAACCCAAAAAATCTCGGCGCCTTCCATGCCCTAGGTGGCCTTCGTGGATTAGAGAAGGGGCTACGGACTGACATTAACAGTGGGTTGAGTATGGATGAGACCGCGTTGGATGGAACCGTGAGCTTTGAGGATGCAACGTCAATCGCTTCGGAGGAATCGACACAAGGGTCTTTTTCCCAGCCCCCGCGGCAACCGACGAGATCTGGCACAGAACCTGCGAAACAACCTGACAATGGCTACACTGACCGGAAACGTGTTTTTGGAAACAATAAACTCCCTGAAAGAAAGCCTAAAAGTATCCTTGAGTTGGCTTGGATTGCATATAACGACAAGGTCCTGATTCTACTAACGGTTGCTGCTATTATTTCCCTCGCTCTTGGCATCTACCAGTCTGTAACAGCCAAGAACGGCGAACCCAAAGTGGAATGGGTCGAAGGTGTCGCTATTATTGTGGCCATTGTCATTGTGGTGGTAGTGGGGGCGGCGAATGACTGGCAGAAGGAGCGCCAATTTGTGAAATTgaacaaaaagaaggatGACCGACAGGTTAAAGTGGTTCGTTCTGGGAAAACACTGGAGATTCCAATTCAGGATGTCCTGGTCGGCGACGTCATGCATCTCGAACCCGGTGATGTAATCCCAGTCGACGGTATTTTCATCAATGGTCACGATGTCAA is a window from the Aspergillus oryzae RIB40 DNA, chromosome 6 genome containing:
- a CDS encoding uncharacterized protein (predicted protein), with amino-acid sequence MDSGRYVSWKGFGKKQTASRPTFACFTEQLSIEMLPFTRTRNERIKRPSSSGNLDCNIFIQFIRSLGPSIRILRRGRNRIARSMENPSTALFDGAIHCNDSSLLDNLSLLSKA
- a CDS encoding uncharacterized protein (nuclear pore complex, rNup107 component (sc Nup84)) translates to MTTPELFTSAGAQQALHPLRRTADRVTRQIEAFAEKLDRFKQKENRDSEFENYQAAYQLVKSYQNLANDSIEDISKQNTLKRAKMGWNTSRTNGTAAQDPKTQEELQRLQLEANTWQLLLNLISINDPPSRASAKQAQETAFQNLHRYSTDREIWEQFVGADHYALECVIIMKWLEHTSKSASQDIDSIISELEAQAQRGQGMWTHGWLYTKETIKGQKRLRAWPQPLEPNDPAVAASLLVSEKSESMITQLDPDAVTRQKQKLQKQDQFHERATWMTCWKMLRQGESWTKIREWAESCLENWRAVSLCGSSVDASSSRGERTPVDDGTTRMMNWRSQTTWRNACSALARSQGTEDFERAVYALLCGETEAAFKVCQSWDDYLYVYFNSVVLSRYQGFCKQFQRKLNHSPTVPVAFVPEPVGYADVNKFVLYTKGNDRVGVEARNPYRTIQAAILGKGYDSFFHSLAKAVSQAAASKGDLSFVPDLPPAAVDDSLLIAAEDGDALRIATHLYIIANSLGYVRSDTQFSTNASINVIGYIANLEEARIYDIIPLYASLLPTYQAHSVLGQILIEVVDPRERRQQVRLMENHGIDVEAVLRDQWQWVSASVSSVEHSSTLKRYPKVVRRKDGLPEVVPVKKDYIGTDVSGTEERVIRSLEWLRHVDGQWGRICQLGALLYRKFYGMSLCLQLPRTWY
- a CDS encoding uncharacterized protein (predicted protein), with product MRDLEELILAFNALEWFAVVCEKLDKNKRRRDSGTIKNLKDELQESLDEVSVHVDALLDEWLMGAEDGKASLGNMRRRMLTPVARTETEQAELEEIRKTYIPELFLDYHNALYYAGHVLTSELLVQCMNLAMQVSENEYLTSAFVASRRMAELVDALALSSKAMVNTQAKPGKKLLGGESLGIWNVDVPDEDNGLPEAQ